One part of the Sorangiineae bacterium MSr11954 genome encodes these proteins:
- a CDS encoding efflux RND transporter permease subunit — MKLTDLFIRRPVLAIVVNLVIIVAGLQAIRTLNTRQYPKLESATVTVKTVYVGAAADLVRGFITTPLERAIAAADGIDYIESQSVQGLSTINVRLKLNFNAGDALADISARVNQVRADLPPEAEVPAINIEPSDAAIAAMYLSFSSTILAENQVTDYLTRIIQPRLTAIDGVQRADILGGRSFAIRAWLKPERMAALNISPAQVRQALAANNYLSAVGETKGQLMTVNLSATTDLKTLDEFKKLVVKQQGDTLVRLSDVADVVLGAETYDQDVRMSGTQAVFMGVWVLPSANSLDVIKKVRREIEIVQKELPTGMQAFVAYDSTQYIESAIHEVTHTLIETILIVMVVIFLFLGSIRTVIVPVLAIPVSLIGAVFLMQVMGFTVNLLTLLAIVLSVGLVVDDAIVVVENVDRNIQLGKNSLQAALAGARELVGPIIAMTITLAAVYAPVGFQGGLTGALFREFAFTLAGAVFISGVVALTLSPMMASKVLAGQHSNRWLVTHVDRAFDAVRRAYTRMLNATLAHRGMVYFAWGGITLLIAPLYMFSPNELAPNEDQGIVFTSLQLPPNATMEQMTPYVTEIDRIFKTVPEFEHSFQITSPKFAVGGLLVKPWDQRKRNIFDIQNEVTPAMSGITGVRAPAFLLPPLPNPGLLPVEFVIASTAPHDEILRFAEQLQLEAMKSGQFMFPPFADVLIDQAKTEIVLDRDKVSTMGLSMQAVGADLSAMLGGNFVNRFNIDGRSYKVIPQIERAGRLTPEDLMNVHVTGPKGELIPLSSIAKLKDGVEPRTLNRFQQLNAVKLSGMATQSVDGALQALEKKAQEILPQGYRVDYTGGSRQLRTESGKFLPAMGLALLLIFLVLAAQFNSFRDPFVILAGSVPLAMFGALIFTFLKFTGPPGMRFPLTEGWTTTLNIYSQVGLVTLVGLIAKNGILIVEFANHRQVEGGLSKLEAVREAAQTRLRPILMTTVATIAGHFPLTLVTGPGAVARNSIGIVLVGGMFIGTLFTLFVVPSVYVLLAKDHSKERAHAEEPEKEEHHAEPSATNGGGMLRGEEPSVIIE; from the coding sequence ATGAAATTGACCGATCTGTTCATCCGCCGGCCCGTTCTGGCCATCGTCGTCAACTTGGTGATCATCGTCGCCGGGTTGCAGGCGATTCGCACCTTGAACACGCGGCAGTACCCGAAGCTCGAGAGCGCGACGGTCACTGTCAAAACGGTGTACGTCGGCGCCGCCGCCGACTTGGTTCGAGGCTTCATCACCACCCCGCTGGAGCGCGCCATCGCGGCGGCCGACGGCATCGACTACATCGAGTCGCAGAGCGTTCAGGGATTATCGACCATCAACGTCCGCCTGAAGCTCAACTTCAACGCGGGTGACGCGTTGGCCGACATCAGCGCGCGCGTCAACCAAGTGCGCGCCGATTTGCCTCCAGAAGCGGAGGTGCCGGCCATCAACATCGAGCCCTCGGACGCGGCCATCGCCGCGATGTATCTGAGCTTCAGCTCCACCATCCTGGCGGAGAACCAGGTCACCGACTACCTGACCCGCATCATTCAGCCGCGCCTCACGGCCATCGACGGCGTGCAGCGCGCCGACATCCTCGGCGGGCGCTCGTTCGCCATCCGCGCGTGGCTCAAGCCCGAGCGCATGGCGGCGCTCAACATCAGCCCCGCGCAGGTTCGCCAGGCGTTGGCGGCGAACAACTACCTGTCCGCGGTCGGTGAGACCAAGGGCCAGCTCATGACGGTCAACCTGTCGGCGACCACCGACCTGAAGACCCTCGACGAGTTCAAGAAGCTGGTGGTCAAGCAGCAAGGCGACACCTTGGTCCGCCTCTCCGACGTGGCCGACGTGGTGCTCGGCGCCGAGACCTACGACCAAGACGTGCGCATGAGCGGCACCCAGGCCGTCTTCATGGGCGTGTGGGTGCTCCCCAGCGCCAACTCGCTGGACGTCATCAAGAAGGTGCGCCGCGAGATCGAGATCGTGCAGAAAGAGCTGCCGACCGGCATGCAAGCCTTCGTGGCCTACGACTCGACGCAGTACATCGAGAGCGCCATCCACGAGGTTACGCACACGCTCATCGAGACGATCCTCATCGTCATGGTGGTCATCTTCCTGTTCCTCGGGTCCATCCGCACGGTCATCGTGCCGGTCCTGGCGATCCCGGTGTCGCTCATCGGCGCCGTGTTCCTGATGCAGGTCATGGGCTTCACCGTGAACCTCTTGACCCTCCTGGCCATCGTGCTCTCGGTCGGTCTCGTGGTCGACGACGCCATCGTCGTGGTCGAGAACGTGGACCGCAACATCCAGCTCGGAAAGAACTCCCTGCAGGCGGCGCTCGCGGGCGCTCGGGAGCTCGTCGGGCCCATCATCGCCATGACGATCACCCTCGCGGCCGTGTACGCGCCCGTCGGCTTCCAGGGCGGATTGACGGGCGCGCTCTTCCGCGAGTTCGCCTTCACCCTGGCGGGCGCGGTGTTCATCTCGGGCGTGGTGGCGCTCACGCTCTCGCCCATGATGGCCTCCAAGGTGCTCGCCGGGCAGCACAGCAACCGGTGGCTGGTCACGCATGTCGATCGCGCGTTCGACGCCGTCCGCCGCGCGTACACCCGCATGTTGAACGCGACCCTCGCGCACCGCGGCATGGTGTACTTCGCGTGGGGCGGCATCACGCTCCTCATCGCGCCGCTGTACATGTTCTCGCCCAACGAGCTCGCGCCCAACGAGGATCAGGGCATCGTCTTCACGTCGCTCCAGCTGCCGCCCAACGCGACCATGGAGCAGATGACGCCTTACGTGACCGAGATCGACCGCATCTTCAAGACGGTGCCCGAGTTCGAGCACAGCTTCCAGATCACGTCGCCCAAGTTCGCGGTCGGAGGCTTGCTGGTCAAGCCGTGGGATCAGCGCAAGCGCAACATCTTCGACATTCAGAACGAGGTCACGCCGGCGATGTCCGGGATCACGGGGGTTCGGGCGCCGGCCTTCTTGCTCCCGCCGCTGCCGAACCCGGGCCTTTTGCCGGTGGAGTTCGTGATCGCGTCCACGGCGCCGCACGACGAGATTTTGCGGTTCGCCGAGCAGCTGCAGCTCGAGGCGATGAAGAGCGGTCAGTTCATGTTCCCGCCGTTCGCGGACGTGCTGATCGACCAAGCCAAGACGGAGATCGTGCTCGATCGCGACAAGGTCTCGACCATGGGCCTGAGCATGCAGGCGGTGGGCGCGGATCTCTCGGCCATGTTGGGCGGTAACTTCGTGAACCGCTTCAACATCGACGGTCGCAGCTACAAGGTCATCCCGCAGATCGAGCGCGCGGGGCGCCTCACGCCCGAGGATCTGATGAACGTCCACGTGACGGGTCCGAAGGGCGAGCTCATTCCGCTCAGCTCCATCGCCAAGCTCAAAGACGGCGTGGAGCCGAGGACGCTCAACCGCTTCCAGCAGCTCAACGCGGTCAAGCTCTCGGGCATGGCCACGCAGTCCGTCGACGGCGCGCTGCAGGCGCTCGAGAAGAAGGCGCAGGAGATCCTTCCCCAGGGCTACCGCGTGGACTACACCGGCGGCTCGCGGCAGCTGCGCACGGAGAGCGGCAAGTTCCTCCCGGCCATGGGGCTGGCGCTCTTGCTCATCTTCCTGGTGCTCGCGGCGCAGTTCAACTCGTTCCGCGATCCGTTCGTCATTCTGGCGGGCTCCGTTCCGCTGGCCATGTTCGGTGCGCTCATCTTCACCTTCCTGAAGTTCACCGGGCCGCCGGGCATGCGCTTTCCGCTCACGGAGGGGTGGACCACGACCTTGAACATTTATTCGCAGGTCGGTCTGGTCACCCTCGTGGGCCTCATCGCGAAGAACGGCATCCTCATCGTGGAGTTCGCGAACCATCGGCAGGTGGAGGGTGGGCTGAGCAAGCTCGAGGCGGTGCGCGAGGCCGCTCAAACGCGCTTGCGTCCCATCTTGATGACCACCGTCGCGACCATCGCCGGGCACTTTCCGCTGACCCTCGTGACGGGGCCGGGCGCCGTGGCGCGTAACTCCATCGGCATCGTGCTGGTGGGCGGTATGTTCATCGGTACGCTGTTCACGCTCTTCGTCGTTCCGTCGGTGTACGTGCTTCTTGCGAAGGATCACAGCAAGGAGCGCGCGCACGCGGAGGAGCCGGAGAAAGAGGAGCACCACGCGGAGCCTTCGGCGACGAACGGTGGTGGGATGCTGCGCGGTGAGGAGCCGAGCGTGATCATCGAGTAG
- a CDS encoding YajQ family cyclic di-GMP-binding protein, with protein sequence MQWNEVDNALNQSQKEIAQRFDFKDTGTAIERNEEGITIRSASEERVKAAYSVLQDKLVKRKVSLKHLDPQKPEPTGKGGSKMLVKVKEGIDGDHAKDLVRRIKDSKIKVQASIQEAQVRVSGKNRDDLQSAIQLVKEANLPLELQFINFRD encoded by the coding sequence GTGCAGTGGAACGAGGTCGATAACGCCTTGAACCAGTCTCAGAAGGAAATCGCGCAGCGGTTCGACTTCAAGGACACCGGTACAGCCATCGAGCGCAACGAAGAAGGAATCACCATCCGGTCCGCGAGCGAGGAGCGGGTCAAGGCTGCCTACTCCGTTCTGCAGGACAAGCTCGTGAAGCGCAAAGTGAGCCTCAAGCATCTCGATCCGCAAAAGCCGGAGCCCACCGGCAAAGGCGGCTCGAAAATGCTCGTCAAAGTGAAAGAGGGAATCGACGGCGACCACGCCAAGGACCTCGTCCGCCGCATCAAGGACAGCAAAATCAAGGTCCAGGCGTCCATCCAAGAAGCCCAAGTGCGCGTCAGCGGAAAAAACCGCGACGACCTGCAATCCGCGATTCAACTCGTCAAAGAAGCGAATCTCCCCCTCGAGTTGCAGTTCATCAATTTCCGCGACTAG
- a CDS encoding bifunctional folylpolyglutamate synthase/dihydrofolate synthase produces MGAPRLELVLQDLYARVPRGIELGLASMHAACTRFDFPERAYEAVHIAGTNGKGSTAAMVERIAREAGKKTGLYTSPHLHRFAERIRVGGEPLDDAVLAELLHDVLRREPGLTFFEAATLTAFLAFREARVDLAVLEVGLGGRLDATNVIPSPRSAAITRIAFDHQDKLGNTLPEIAREKAAIAKPGLDIVLGPMSAEVESAIVEVASRAGATTSRAAELAAGANIAHIGLPGAHQLDNARIAWVIGERLGIAPETRARGIANVTWAGRLERLETAEGPVLLDAAHNPDGAGSLAEQLGSLQARGALVPSETALIFGALADKAWPNMIDRIAPFAATRIYVTPKGRKPADPRAIAARCAGLVAGSFEEAIAEARTRVGRGLVLVTGSIFLVGEARGKLLGIEGDPPVAL; encoded by the coding sequence GTGGGTGCTCCGCGCCTCGAGCTGGTGCTGCAGGACCTCTACGCGCGCGTGCCGCGCGGCATCGAGCTGGGCTTGGCGTCGATGCATGCAGCATGCACGCGATTCGATTTTCCCGAGCGCGCCTACGAGGCGGTGCACATCGCGGGCACCAACGGCAAGGGCTCGACGGCCGCCATGGTGGAGCGCATCGCGCGCGAGGCGGGGAAAAAAACGGGGCTCTACACGTCGCCGCACCTGCATCGCTTCGCGGAGCGCATTCGCGTGGGGGGCGAGCCTCTCGACGACGCCGTCTTGGCCGAGCTGCTCCACGACGTGCTCCGACGCGAGCCGGGGCTCACGTTCTTCGAGGCGGCGACCTTGACCGCGTTCCTGGCGTTTCGCGAGGCGCGGGTGGATCTGGCGGTGCTGGAGGTGGGGCTCGGCGGGCGGCTGGACGCGACCAACGTGATCCCTTCGCCGCGTTCGGCGGCCATCACGCGCATCGCGTTCGACCACCAGGACAAGCTGGGCAACACCTTGCCGGAGATCGCGCGCGAGAAGGCGGCCATCGCCAAGCCGGGGCTCGACATCGTGCTGGGGCCCATGAGCGCCGAGGTAGAAAGCGCCATCGTGGAGGTCGCGTCCCGCGCCGGCGCCACCACGTCCCGCGCGGCGGAGCTCGCGGCCGGCGCGAACATCGCGCACATCGGGCTGCCGGGCGCGCATCAACTGGACAATGCGCGCATCGCGTGGGTCATCGGCGAGCGGCTCGGGATCGCGCCCGAGACGCGCGCGCGCGGCATCGCCAACGTGACATGGGCGGGGAGGCTCGAGCGGCTCGAGACGGCCGAGGGCCCCGTTCTCCTCGATGCGGCGCACAACCCGGACGGGGCGGGATCGCTGGCGGAGCAGCTCGGATCGTTGCAAGCGCGAGGCGCGCTCGTTCCATCGGAGACGGCCTTGATCTTCGGCGCGCTGGCGGACAAGGCGTGGCCGAACATGATCGATCGCATCGCGCCCTTCGCCGCCACGCGCATCTATGTGACGCCCAAGGGGCGAAAGCCGGCCGATCCGCGCGCGATCGCGGCGCGCTGCGCGGGGCTGGTCGCGGGCTCGTTCGAGGAGGCCATCGCGGAGGCGCGCACGCGCGTGGGACGCGGGCTCGTCCTGGTGACGGGATCGATCTTTCTCGTGGGCGAGGCGCGGGGAAAGCTGCTCGGCATCGAAGGCGATCCGCCGGTCGCGCTCTAG
- the accD gene encoding acetyl-CoA carboxylase, carboxyltransferase subunit beta, whose protein sequence is MDWPTRKTSELDASEKKSFGKGVFRKCDGCGATIPTETLFANFEVCPDCGQHHKLAAPRWRDLLLDNGELEEWDAHLKPADPLQFSDGKPYGERITATQKASKAAEAIEIGHGSIGGRPIAWGAFLFGFMGGSMGSVVGEKIARLFERATSSRLPVVLLQSSGGARMQEGILSLMQMAKTVAALERHRTARLPYISVLLHPTTGGVAASFALLGDVNIAEPKALIGFAGPRVIETTIRQKLPEGFQRSEFLLEHGMVDRITSRLEMKNELALVLGHLAPFSLPFARPRPDGASRPRPDGAAE, encoded by the coding sequence ATGGATTGGCCGACCCGCAAAACCTCCGAGCTCGATGCGAGCGAAAAGAAAAGCTTCGGTAAGGGCGTTTTTCGCAAATGCGACGGGTGCGGCGCCACCATCCCCACCGAAACGCTCTTCGCCAACTTCGAAGTGTGCCCAGACTGCGGGCAGCACCACAAGCTTGCTGCGCCGCGTTGGCGGGACCTGCTGCTCGACAATGGCGAGCTCGAGGAGTGGGACGCGCATCTCAAGCCGGCCGATCCCCTTCAATTTTCGGACGGCAAGCCGTACGGCGAGCGGATCACCGCCACGCAAAAGGCCTCGAAGGCCGCCGAGGCCATCGAGATCGGCCATGGCTCCATCGGCGGGCGCCCCATCGCATGGGGAGCTTTTCTCTTCGGCTTCATGGGCGGATCGATGGGCTCCGTGGTGGGCGAGAAGATCGCGCGGCTCTTCGAGCGCGCGACCAGCTCGCGGCTGCCGGTGGTGCTCCTGCAATCGTCGGGCGGCGCGCGCATGCAGGAGGGCATCCTCAGCCTGATGCAAATGGCCAAGACGGTGGCCGCGCTCGAGCGCCATCGCACGGCTCGCCTGCCGTACATCAGCGTTCTTTTGCACCCGACCACCGGCGGTGTGGCGGCCAGCTTTGCGCTGCTGGGCGACGTGAACATCGCCGAGCCCAAGGCGCTCATCGGGTTCGCCGGGCCGCGCGTCATCGAGACGACCATCCGCCAAAAGCTCCCCGAGGGCTTTCAACGCAGTGAATTTTTGCTCGAGCACGGTATGGTCGACCGCATCACCAGCCGGCTCGAGATGAAGAACGAGCTGGCGTTGGTCCTCGGTCACCTCGCTCCGTTTTCGCTCCCGTTCGCGCGTCCCCGGCCCGACGGCGCCTCGCGCCCTCGACCCGACGGCGCCGCCGAGTAG
- a CDS encoding putative glycoside hydrolase: MQSALRGARVRTCRHSTVGLGRIWLAGLALLAPIPPSFALSACGGGHASTRPAEAEHNAHLELSTVHRSDGASSGNSALPEGPRKPAEEPEKRDKRDPRAEFRAWLEPRIPKGGAIEAGGGEAIRVVHTIDPKDTHLSIAKAYLDITDVYLADDLAAELKKKKPRLAGTVEIPHLLSEPYKDAEHDRLGWPEDKALRGIFLVGAMAAKPWIETLDRLVAHGMNAVVLDGKDYMGPVTYPSKVPVAIETGATKKAPIADLARAIRFAHARGVRVIMRNSCFHDPWAAVKAPRLSIRGKWGGPYPVDWLDPANEEAQNYIVELTKEEIDAGADEIQLDYVRFPVQRGLGNAVLPPPDGSREKVIVGFVRKVHEVTKARGVPLSLDIFGVTATGTITDVHNLGQDIALLGPEVEALSPMTYPAHYDKGFMGWDAPGTHPEIVGIGTRETLAKLSKVNGAKGAGGDNAKPLAVVRPWLQAFGWRAPNYGPKYLLTEAAEAEKAGSTGWLMWNPGCNYAEAWRGFPLVAKERKERVASTRD; this comes from the coding sequence ATGCAAAGTGCACTTCGCGGTGCGCGCGTGCGCACGTGCCGCCACTCGACGGTCGGTCTCGGACGGATTTGGCTCGCCGGCCTTGCGCTCCTCGCGCCCATCCCACCCTCGTTCGCGTTATCCGCGTGCGGAGGTGGTCATGCCAGCACGCGACCAGCCGAGGCGGAGCATAACGCCCACCTGGAGCTATCGACCGTTCATCGGAGCGATGGGGCGAGCTCGGGCAACTCGGCGCTTCCCGAGGGACCTCGAAAGCCCGCCGAAGAACCCGAAAAGCGCGACAAGCGCGATCCGCGGGCCGAGTTTCGCGCGTGGCTCGAGCCGCGCATCCCCAAGGGCGGCGCCATCGAGGCCGGGGGCGGTGAAGCGATCCGCGTGGTCCACACCATCGATCCGAAGGACACGCACCTGTCCATCGCCAAGGCGTACCTCGATATCACCGATGTGTACCTGGCGGACGATCTGGCCGCAGAGCTCAAGAAAAAGAAGCCGCGGCTCGCCGGCACGGTGGAGATCCCGCACCTGCTCTCCGAGCCATACAAAGACGCAGAGCACGATCGCCTCGGCTGGCCCGAGGACAAGGCGCTGCGGGGCATCTTCCTGGTCGGCGCCATGGCGGCCAAACCCTGGATTGAAACGCTGGATCGCCTGGTCGCGCACGGCATGAACGCGGTGGTGCTCGACGGCAAGGACTACATGGGGCCCGTCACGTACCCCTCGAAGGTCCCCGTGGCCATCGAGACCGGGGCCACGAAAAAGGCGCCCATCGCCGATCTCGCGCGCGCCATCCGCTTTGCGCACGCGCGCGGCGTGCGGGTCATCATGCGCAACAGCTGCTTTCACGATCCCTGGGCCGCGGTGAAGGCCCCGCGCCTATCCATCCGCGGCAAATGGGGCGGCCCGTACCCGGTCGACTGGCTCGATCCCGCCAACGAGGAAGCGCAAAATTACATCGTCGAGCTGACCAAAGAGGAAATCGACGCCGGCGCCGACGAGATCCAGCTCGACTACGTGCGCTTCCCCGTGCAGCGCGGCCTGGGCAACGCCGTGCTGCCCCCGCCCGATGGATCGCGCGAGAAGGTCATCGTCGGCTTCGTGCGCAAGGTGCACGAGGTCACCAAGGCGCGCGGCGTTCCTCTTTCACTGGATATCTTTGGGGTGACCGCCACCGGCACCATCACCGACGTGCACAACCTGGGGCAGGACATCGCGCTGCTCGGCCCCGAGGTCGAAGCCCTCTCGCCCATGACCTACCCGGCCCACTACGACAAAGGGTTCATGGGCTGGGACGCGCCCGGCACGCACCCGGAGATCGTCGGCATCGGCACGCGCGAGACCTTGGCGAAGCTCTCCAAGGTGAACGGGGCGAAGGGTGCCGGCGGCGACAACGCCAAGCCTCTGGCGGTGGTTCGCCCGTGGCTGCAAGCCTTCGGGTGGCGCGCGCCCAACTACGGGCCGAAGTACTTGCTGACCGAGGCCGCCGAGGCCGAAAAAGCCGGCAGCACCGGCTGGCTAATGTGGAACCCCGGCTGCAACTACGCCGAGGCGTGGCGCGGCTTTCCCCTCGTCGCCAAGGAGCGCAAAGAGCGGGTGGCGAGCACCCGCGACTGA
- a CDS encoding protein kinase, whose amino-acid sequence MARYLSDDVLHRLRTVAGESELQPGTTFADRYRIDSYVGVGGMGVLFRAFDTKLQRVVALKVLHRDRTRSALSKESERVLREARAAAALNHPRVVAIHDVGEHDGVAFIAMELVEGRSLRTLVGTRSSAPFDERVRWMMEVAGVLAAAHDKGLVHRDVKPDNVMLTAEGSIKVLDFGIARYHDSTLEELEAPGDEKRTTESLTTRHLGTPGYVAPEQLHSEDSDGRADQFGWAVTAYELFTGELPWTKGLDLQGSYGTMKPLRGDIPPRIASILGRALAKDRDKRFPSMNHVLSALQAAAPQALQGGNGAADAFGSNRAMGTGRTNDAARNAEPAGNAEPARNAERARNAERARGRASWWDAPHRARILLAILALAAGVTVAGSFIAGRRATSVSPGAGAGAAPAPAATVVTDLPISPQCSPQAAALYRSGLSYLQESNWDRGHMAMEKAAEVDPFCPEVQLRLVITGESHYPIAKQREQFQRATRLRDALSERDRMLLDAWSNVVLFEPPDRIAQIKVLEEAIARYPLDSELLSTTAIARVNYVKTAAYHVHTIELAKRAAVLDPESGDAWQAEGRALWRMGKLDEALAAFQRCLTVRPASTDCLLDASTIALDQGDCARSAESIERWLERAPDSERGHALLAQAKASAGAPEAAVEEVLARRWSLLPPELVPVVRLHDRARLAALRGHFERARELADELAKKVESSSALAAHQRALDLLFELFAETGQTKQAAAIAEQYLLRKDVWMGSDIDMTHESRDNVFGLEPRMLGLLFGEGRLTPPSWRGKAQSWEQRTRATLGPRDAWAYGYGPVSHARAEAERIWASRPPEGEFAASVGLGVSPAQVLEGRIALMAGHAEEAVRLLQPATRRCRDLSRPFLYTEGELWLGLAKERAGDVPGACEAYGVVLQRWGSAKPRSKTADEARTHARTLGCTPPGDARE is encoded by the coding sequence ATGGCGCGATACCTCTCCGACGACGTTCTGCACCGTTTGCGCACCGTGGCCGGTGAATCGGAACTTCAGCCGGGTACGACATTTGCGGACCGATATCGCATCGATAGCTATGTGGGCGTCGGCGGCATGGGCGTTTTGTTTCGCGCTTTCGATACGAAACTGCAGCGCGTGGTGGCGCTCAAGGTGCTGCACCGCGATCGCACGCGCAGCGCGCTGTCCAAAGAGTCGGAACGCGTCTTGCGCGAGGCGCGCGCCGCCGCCGCGCTGAATCATCCGAGGGTCGTCGCCATTCACGATGTGGGCGAGCACGATGGCGTGGCCTTCATCGCCATGGAGCTCGTCGAGGGGCGCTCGCTCCGCACGTTGGTGGGGACGCGATCGAGCGCCCCGTTCGACGAGCGGGTGCGCTGGATGATGGAAGTTGCAGGCGTTTTGGCCGCCGCCCACGACAAAGGCCTGGTGCACCGCGATGTCAAACCCGACAATGTGATGCTCACCGCCGAAGGGAGCATCAAGGTGCTCGACTTCGGGATCGCGCGCTACCACGATTCGACCCTCGAGGAGCTCGAAGCCCCCGGCGATGAGAAACGGACGACGGAGAGCCTGACCACGCGGCACCTGGGAACCCCCGGCTACGTGGCCCCCGAGCAGCTGCACAGCGAAGACTCCGACGGGCGCGCGGACCAATTTGGGTGGGCGGTCACCGCCTACGAGCTGTTCACCGGCGAGCTGCCTTGGACCAAGGGGCTCGATCTCCAAGGCTCCTATGGCACCATGAAGCCGCTGCGCGGCGACATTCCGCCCCGGATCGCGAGCATCCTGGGACGGGCGCTCGCCAAGGACCGCGACAAGCGCTTTCCGTCGATGAACCATGTGCTCTCGGCGCTCCAAGCCGCCGCGCCCCAGGCGCTTCAAGGCGGAAACGGCGCGGCGGACGCCTTCGGCTCGAACCGCGCCATGGGCACGGGCCGCACGAACGATGCGGCGCGCAACGCCGAGCCGGCGGGCAACGCCGAGCCGGCGCGCAACGCCGAACGGGCGCGCAACGCCGAGCGGGCGCGCGGGCGGGCTTCGTGGTGGGATGCTCCGCATCGGGCCCGCATTTTGCTCGCGATCTTGGCGCTCGCGGCCGGCGTCACCGTGGCGGGGAGCTTCATCGCCGGGCGGCGCGCGACCTCGGTCTCACCAGGGGCGGGGGCAGGGGCAGCGCCGGCCCCGGCGGCGACGGTGGTGACGGATCTTCCCATTTCGCCCCAGTGCAGCCCCCAGGCGGCGGCGCTGTATCGAAGTGGGTTATCGTATTTGCAAGAATCGAATTGGGATCGCGGGCATATGGCCATGGAAAAGGCGGCGGAGGTGGACCCGTTTTGCCCGGAGGTCCAATTGCGATTGGTCATTACCGGTGAAAGCCATTATCCCATTGCCAAACAGCGCGAGCAGTTCCAGCGCGCGACCCGGCTCCGCGACGCGCTGAGCGAGCGCGATCGCATGCTGCTCGACGCGTGGTCGAACGTGGTGCTCTTCGAGCCGCCCGATCGCATCGCCCAGATCAAGGTGCTCGAAGAGGCCATCGCGCGATACCCGCTCGACTCGGAGCTCCTGTCCACGACGGCCATCGCGCGGGTCAACTACGTGAAGACCGCGGCGTATCACGTGCACACGATCGAGCTGGCGAAGCGCGCCGCGGTGCTCGATCCCGAGAGCGGCGATGCGTGGCAGGCGGAGGGCCGCGCGCTCTGGCGCATGGGCAAGCTCGACGAGGCCCTCGCCGCGTTCCAGAGGTGCCTCACGGTGCGGCCGGCGTCCACCGATTGCCTGCTCGACGCCAGCACCATCGCCCTCGACCAAGGCGACTGCGCGCGCTCGGCCGAGAGCATCGAACGATGGTTGGAGCGCGCCCCGGACAGCGAACGCGGGCACGCGCTCCTCGCCCAGGCCAAGGCGAGCGCCGGCGCCCCCGAGGCGGCGGTCGAAGAGGTGCTCGCGCGGCGCTGGAGCCTCTTGCCGCCCGAGTTGGTGCCCGTCGTGCGGCTGCACGATCGGGCGCGGCTGGCGGCGCTCCGCGGCCACTTCGAGCGCGCTAGGGAGCTGGCCGACGAGCTGGCGAAGAAGGTGGAGAGCTCGTCGGCGCTGGCCGCGCACCAGCGCGCGCTGGATCTGCTCTTCGAGCTGTTCGCGGAGACGGGCCAAACGAAGCAGGCCGCGGCCATCGCCGAGCAGTACCTTCTCCGCAAGGACGTGTGGATGGGCTCGGACATCGACATGACCCACGAGAGCCGCGACAACGTCTTCGGGCTCGAGCCGAGGATGCTGGGTCTCCTCTTTGGCGAGGGCCGGCTTACGCCTCCGAGCTGGCGCGGCAAGGCGCAGTCCTGGGAGCAGCGCACGCGCGCGACCTTGGGCCCCCGCGATGCGTGGGCGTACGGCTACGGCCCCGTGAGCCATGCGCGCGCGGAAGCCGAACGCATCTGGGCGAGCCGTCCGCCCGAGGGCGAATTTGCCGCGAGCGTCGGCTTGGGCGTGTCCCCCGCGCAGGTGCTCGAGGGGCGCATCGCGCTCATGGCCGGCCACGCGGAGGAGGCCGTGCGCTTGCTGCAACCGGCGACCCGGCGCTGCCGCGATCTGTCCAGGCCCTTCCTCTACACCGAGGGGGAGCTCTGGCTCGGCCTCGCCAAGGAGCGCGCGGGCGACGTGCCCGGCGCGTGCGAGGCCTACGGCGTGGTGCTCCAGCGCTGGGGCAGCGCCAAGCCGCGCTCGAAGACCGCCGACGAGGCGCGAACCCACGCACGAACGCTGGGGTGCACGCCGCCGGGCGATGCCCGCGAATGA